In one window of Archocentrus centrarchus isolate MPI-CPG fArcCen1 chromosome 11, fArcCen1, whole genome shotgun sequence DNA:
- the psmg2 gene encoding proteasome assembly chaperone 2: MFISSQSSAPSFRDFTLVMPAVAVGNVGQLAVDLIVSTLNMSRVGHIHTDCLIPMAGNNPYATSKEDVDELHTPAEVYTAAELKLAVLQIRAPILQSKSKKFCQLLVSWIKSSGFSRTVVLSSSHAYQRDDEQLQGIPLRYLVTPSLLKVSSDALKELGWREMERVPAFPGLTDGNAEPRLCIPGGGITKGLYTDSCEEDLPLAVLLLFCSEGDNIPDAFALVNHLNDWLHLLDDHSQQPNKWKIPASWSLLFGSGIPPALF, translated from the exons ATGTTTATCTCCTCACAGAGCTCAGCGCCCTCCTTCAGGGACTTCACCCTCGTCATG CCCGCAGTGGCTGTGGGTAATGTGGGTCAGCTGGCCGTGGATCTCATCGTGTCCACTCTGAACATGAGCAGAGTGGGCCACATACACACCGACTGTCTCATCCCAATGGCCGGGAACAACCCGTACGCCACCAGCAAAGAAGACGTAGATGAGCTGCACACTCCTGCAGAAG TTTACACAGCAGCAGAACTGAAGCTGGCAGTCCTTCAGATCAGAGCACCAATTCTTCAG TCAAAGTCCAAAAAGTTTTGTCAGCTGCTCGTGTCTTGGATTAAATCCAGCGGCTTCTCCAGGACTGTCGTCCTCTCCAGCAGCCACGCCTACCAGAGAGATGACGAGCAGCTGCAGGG CATTCCTTTGAGGTACTTGGTCACTCCGTCCCTGCTGAAGGTGAGTTCAGATGCTCTGAAGGAGCTGGGCTGGAGGGAGATGGAGCGAGTCCCGGCCTTCCCTGGACTGACAGATGGCAACGCTGAACCACGGCTCTGCATCCCCGGAGGCGGCATCACCAAAGGACTTTACACAGACAG tTGTGAAGAGGACCTCCCGCTGGCCGTGCTGCTTCTGTTCTGTTCAGAAGGTGACAACATCCCAGACGCTTTCGCCCTCGTGAACCACCTCAACGACTGGCTCCATCTGCTGGACGACCAT AGCCAACAGCCTAATAAATGGAAGATCCCAGCTTCCTGGAGTCTCCTGTTTGGAAGTGGCATCCCACCTGCACTGTTCTGA